Proteins encoded by one window of Juglans regia cultivar Chandler chromosome 15, Walnut 2.0, whole genome shotgun sequence:
- the LOC109021358 gene encoding uncharacterized protein LOC109021358, whose protein sequence is MERAAKDLKFALVLKFLFARPSIDVLRRQIIQSWGLSEVPMISFMDNYHVLLHLANEKDYVHAWAREGRLVAGCQFRLFNWSVNFDVNKEPSIVPQWIYLQGLPLQLYRLDCLQSFANRFGKFLGTDNATLYRTRATGARLCVEVDLQKDPIEGFPLVVGQKQSWQKVIYEKRGFYCKKCCRQGHTKVVCRVGVMVKRKEGVRKEGEGLVWKEVGRKEIEVVEEEGQVLRIQGQGEVETPNEEVQGSLILSEKNKEVVTVVSEENNFIREEENLGLKNSEEEVECGNEPGSGFLSVQVEVGGCSRLVQENGDAKSMERGEVLMEDVMEMEGEEEGEVEKINDEVLSEGDVEVGMDHQKDYCSDPAFQDVERLRRWTGYLQFTNFCANVVDGGKLWLFWKDEMQVDVVGSSNQCLTILLTEHRSSLLLTFVYAKCSPIERRELWEQNQGISSFEVPWIVMGDFNVIRSDAKRVGGRPRLGSSMADFNGCIDGCRLLELRLEGGNFSWCNGHQGLARCWAKLDRVLINNIFADKYSEAKASLLKRNTSDHSPILLKLVANMERYGPVPFRFQNMWTSHVDFLNVVGGSWNEHIVADSELEERVERYEILLQAEYSEAVEKEFLISKAELELWYKREEKRLAQQAKIKWLSDGDQNSKFFHAVVAQRRQNSCVRSMTLPDGSILENMEMVHNSAVNYFEQFLGQDNSVQRPNLSSIIQPVIFEVSKTKLKEEPTKEEVYEAVSSISVDSSPGPDGFGSAFYITCWEIVKEDVMAAVPEFFKGELLPQFFCSSYIVLIPKVKEPQFFD, encoded by the exons ATGGAAAGGGCTGCCAAGGATTTGAAGTTTGCATTGGTGCTGAAATTCCTCTTTGCAAGGCCGTCTATTGACGTTCTTCGGAGGCAGATTATTCAATCTTGGGGTTTATCTGAGGTTCcaatgattagttttatggatAACTATCATGTGTTGTTGCATTTGGCAAATGAAAAAGACTACGTTCATGCGTGGGCAAGAGAAGGACGTTTGGTGGCTGGGTGTCAGTTTAGACTGTTTAACTGGTCCGTGAATTTTGATGTAAACAAGGAGCCATCGATTGTACCACAATGGATATATTTGCAAGGTTTGCCTTTACAGTTATATAGATTGGATTGTTTACAGAGTTTTGCAAACAGATTTGGTAAATTTTTGGGTACGGATAATGCCACTTTATATCGCACAAGAGCCACTGGTGCTAGATTGTGTGTTGAGGTAGATTTGCAAAAGGACCCTATTGAGGGTTTTCCATTGGTTGTAGGACAAAAACAGAGTTGGCAAAAGGTAATATATGAGAAGAGGGGTTTCTATTGTAAGAAATGTTGTAGGCAAGGACATACAAAAGTGGTTTGCCGTGTTGGAGTAATGGTTAAAAGGAAGGAAGGGGTGAGGAAGGAGGGAGAAGGGTTAGTTTGGAAAGAAGTGGGTAGAAAAGAAATTGAGGTAGTGGAAGAGGAGGGCCAGGTTTTGCGAATTCAGGGGCAGGGGGAGGTGGAGACACCGAATGAGGAGGTGCAAGGTTCATTGATtttgagtgaaaaaaataaagaagtagTTACTGTGGTTAGTgaggaaaataattttataaggGAGGAAGAAAATTTGGGGTTGAAAAATTCTGAAGAGGAAGTCGAATGTGGTAATGAACCTGGTTCAGGGTTTCTAAGTGTGCAGGTTGAGGTGGGAGGTTGTTCTAGATTGGTTCAGGAAAATGGAGATGCTAAAAGTATGGAAAGAGGGGAGGTTCTCATGGAGGATGTGATGGAGATGGAGGGGGAAGAGGAGGGTGAGGtggaaaaaattaatgatgagGTGTTATCTGAGGGAGATGTGGAGGTGGGTATGGATCATCAAAAAGATTACTGTTCAGATCCAG CTTTTCAAGATGTGGAGAGGTTAAGAAGGTGGACGGGGTATTTGCAATTTACAAATTTTTGTGCTAATGTGGTGGACGGTGGAAAGTTATGGCTGTTCTGGAAAGATGAGATGCAGGTAGATGTTGTGGGGAGTTCAAATCAATGCTTGACAATCTTATTAACAGAGCATAGAAGCTCTTTGCTTCTTACCtttgtttatgctaaatgttcacCAATTGAGAGGAGGGAGTTGTGGGAACAGAATCAAGGAATTTCCAGTTTTGAGGTACCGTGGATAGTtatgggagattttaatgtaaTTCGATCGGATGCTAAAAGGGTGGGAGGAAGACCTCGATTGGGTTCCTCTATGGCTGATTTTAATGGATGTATTGATGGCTGCAGGTTGTTGGAGCTGAGATTAGAAGGAGGaaatttttcttggtgtaatggacacCAAGGTTTAGCGAGATGTTGGGCAAAGCTGGATAGGGTGCTGATTAACAATATTTTTGCTGACAAATACAGTGAAGCTAAGGCATCCTTGTTGAAAAGAAATACGTCAGATCATTCTCCGATTCTTCTAAAACTGGTTGCAAATATGGAGAGGTATGGTCCTGTGCCATTTAGATTTCAGAACATGTGGACGTCACATGTCGATTTTTTGAATGTGGTTGGTGGTTCCTGGAATGAACATATAGTGGCTGATTCAG AGTTGGAGGAAAGGGTGGaaagatatgagattttacttCAAGCTGAGTATTCTGAAGCAGTTGAAAAGGAGTTTCTTATTTCTAAGGCTGAATTGGAGTTATGGTATAAAAGGGAAGAGAAAAGATTAGCGCAGCAAGCTAAAATAAAATGGTTATCTGATGGTGACCAAAACTCCAAATTCTTCCATGCGGTGGTGGCACAAAGAAGACAGAACTCATGTGTGAGATCCATGACGTTGCCTGATGGGTCGATATTGGAAAATATGGAAATGGTTCATAATAGTGCTGTTAATTATTTTGAACAGTTTTTAGGTCAGGATAATTCGGTGCAGAGGCCAAATTTGAGTAGTATTATTCAGCCAGTGATTTTTGAGGTTTCTAAAACAAAGCTGAAGGAGGAACCGACTAAGGAGGAGGTATATGAAGCTGTTTCTTCTATTTCAGTGGACAGCAGTCCGGGCCCGGATGGTTTTGGGTCAGCTTTCTATATTACCTGTTGGGAGATTGTTAAAGAAGATGTGATGGCAGCGGTGCCTGAATTCTTTAAAGGTGAGCTGTTGCCTCAGTTCTTTTGTTCTTCATATATtgttcttattccaaaggtaAAGGAACCTCAATTTTTTGATTAG